Genomic DNA from Terriglobales bacterium:
ATAGTTCAGATCGGGCTGATGAGCGAAGAAGCGATGCCAGTAGTAACTCTTCGCGATCGGGTCGTACGTCCAGTTCGATGGCTCGAAATCTTTGAAGATGATGCGCGCTTCTTTGTACTTCTCCGGCGTGTCACTCCACACGTAGAAATTGCGCCAATGCGAGCCGGGCTTAGCGCGGCGCGAACGCTGGAACCATTGATGCTGGTCGGAGGTGTGGTTAAGAACCAGCTCGGTTATGACTCGGAGATCGCGGCGATGCGCCTCGCGCAGAAAGACTTCGAAGTCGCGCAGCGTTCCATACGCCGGGTGCACATCGGTGTAGTCGGCAATGTCGTATCCGTCGTCCTTCCAGGGAGATGGACAAAACGGCAGAACCCAAATCGCAGTGACGCCGAGATCTTGAATGTAGTCGAGTTTCTTGGTCAGGCCAGGGAAGTCGCCCATGCCGTCGTCGACCGAGTCGTAGAACGAGCGGACGTGCACTTCATAAATGATTGCGTCTTTGTACCAGAGCGGATCGTTGACGAGGACTGCAGTCTCGCGCTTTGGAGACGGCTCCGTCTTCAAAGCCGTGGTCTCGAGCTCTCCCGGCATTCCAAGTTCCCCGTGTGCAAACTTAATAGGATGCACCAACCAGCCCAGGTTCTGCATGGCCCAGGATGGCCACAAGAGGTTGGATAACGTATGGTTCCGAGATAGGCGAGGCTGCAACCGTATCTGCGCGTGCATGAGCGGAGCGTTCCCACGCAATGCGTAAGAGCCACGGCAGCTTTTGCTCGAATGATAAAATCTCCTGTTTCTCCCGCATTGGAGTGATTCATGCCTGAAGCCGTCATCGACGCGAGCGCTCCACCAACTCCTCTCACCAGCCTCACTGAAGACGAAATTCTATTCCGCGATAACGTGCGCCAGTTTGCCGAAGAGAAGCTGCGTCCGCTGGTGCGCGAGATGGATGAGAAACAGGCCTTCGATCACGGGTTGATCGAGCAGTTCTTCCAGCTTGGTTTGATGGGAATCGAGATTCCCGAGCAGTACGGCGGAGGAGCGGGCACTTTTTTCGAGGCGATTCTGGCGGTCGAAGAGATCTCGCGAATTGATCCTTCAGCAGGCGTTCTCGTCGACGTGCAGAACACGCTCGTGAACAATGCGCTGCTGCGCTGGGCGACGGAAGAGCAGAAACGGCGTTATCTGCCGCGCATGGCTGCAGATACCGTTGGCGCTTATGCGTTGAGCGAAGCTGGGTCAGGTTCCGACGCATTCGCAATGCAAACACGCGCTGAGCTACGCGGCAACGAGTACGTGATCAATGGGCGTAAGCTGTGGATCACCAACGGCAAGGAAGCTGGAATCTTCATTCTGTTCGCGAATATCGATCCTGCTGCTGGGTATCGTGGCATCACCGCGTTCATCGTAGAAAAGAACTTCCCGGGATTTTCCGTCGGCAAGAAAGAAGACAAGCTGGGTATTCGAGCTTCCAGCACGTGCGAGCTGTTGCTGGAAGATTTGCGCGTCCCGAAAGGGAACGTGCTGGGCGAGGTCGGAAAAGGCTACAAGATTGCTATCGAGACTCTCAATGAAGGACGCATCGGCATTGGGGCACAGATGCTTGGGCTAGCCCAAGGTGCCTGGGAAGCTGCGGCCAAGTACTCGCAGGAACGCAAGCAATTTGGGAAATCTATTTCGGAATTCCAAGGCGTTCAATTCCAGCTCGCGCAGATGGCGACGGATATCCAGGCGGCGCGCCTGATGGTGTACAACGCCTCTCGCATGAAAGATGCACGGCAGAACTTTGTAAAAGAAGCCGCTATGACGAAGCTTTTTGCTTCGCAGGTGGCCGAACGGGTAAGTTCTCTGGCGGTCGAAATCTTCGGCGGCAATGGCTTCGTGAAGGACTATCCAGTCGAGAAGTTTTTCCGTGATTCCAAGATCGGCAAGATCTACGAGGGCACATCGAACATGCAGCTTCAGACCATCGCCAAGCTGGTGCTCGCCAAGTGAGTTCGCTCAAGCACATCCGCAAGTTTCCTCGGCTGGGGTTCACTGAAGAGGCGCGCGTCTACGATCAGAACGGACGCGAGCTCGGCGTTGTCTCTGAAGTAAGCGGCAGCGGGATGGGGCTCGAAGCTCCAAGCGCGTCGGCGATTGAGTCGCTGAGTGTCGGACAGCGACTGCGGTTGAGCATCGTTGAGCCGGGTTCGCGAGCCACAAACGTTGTTGAAGCCGTCGTGCGCTTTCGAGACGGCAATAAATTGGGCGTCGAGTTCGTTGAAGTCATTCCCGACAAGCCGCTCTAATCGGGCACTAAATTACGCGCAGGTATAATCGAAACATGTCCATCGTCAAGAACATTGCCGCTATCGCCAAGGGCATGTCCATCACCTTCAAGGAGATGTTTAAACCGACCGTCGTGGAGAATTATCCCGATGGACCGGGCCCGCTGCGTGGGGCAAAGTTCCAGGAGCGATTTCGCGGACTTCACGTGCTGCAGCGCGACGAGAATGGACTGGAAAAATGCGTCGCCTGCTTTCTTTGCGCAGCGGCGTGCCCATCGAACTGCATTTACATCGAGGCCGCCGAGAACACTGAAGAGAATCGCATTAGCGGCGCTGAACGTTACGCGGCCGTCTATAACATCGATTACAACCGCTGCATCTTCTGCGGTTACTGTGTAGAAGCCTGCCCCACTGACGCGATCACGCACGGGCATGGGTTTGAGTTAGCCACCTTCAACGCCACCAATCTGGTCTATCGAAAAGAGCAGCTCCTCGCGCCAATTCCGGGCGGCAAGCTGCGTTCCGTAAAGCCGGAGCATGAACTCCAGAGCGCGCATTAGGCGCGTCAGGGCTGCTCATCGTCGCACTCTGCCCCTTGCAATGCCCTCCCGCAGGTAGTAGGCTTTCGGCCAACTTCGGTGGGGGCTCCCATGTCGCTAAAACTTTCAGCGCGCATGATTAACGGCGTGAAGATCATCGACTGCAACGGACGCATCGTCTTCGGCGAAGAGGCCAGCCAGTTGCGGGACACTATCAAGAAAGATCTCGCTGAGAACAATCGCATCGTCTTGAATCTCGCGAACGTCAACTACATCGACAGCGGCGGCATCGGCACCATGGTCAGCCTGTTTACCAGCGCGCGCAACGCCGGTGGGGACATCAAACTCCTCCACCTCACCAAGCGGGTTGGCGATCTGCTCCAGATCACGAAGCTGATCACTGTATTCGAGAGCTACGACGATGAACAAAAGGCTGTGAACGCCTTTACCTCTACCGCGAAGGCTTCTGGCGCTTCACATCGCGAAAGCGCTTGATTCAGGTTCAGATCTCAAATCAACCCTGCTCGGAATGAAACTCTCGACCGGTGTACTCTCACTCGCCCTCTGTTTCGTAACGTCACTGACTTGGGGACAAGCTGCTTCATCCTGTTGCCCGCAGACTCCGACCAAAGAAAAACAGCAAGCGCTCTGGCAGAAAGTTCAGGATCGCATCGCTGAAGTGGATCGCCGTCTCGATGGCGCGATGGGCGTGGCCATCCGCGACCTGACCAGCGGAGAGACGTACTTGCTGCACGCAGATGACGTCTTCGCGCAAGCAAGCTCGATCAAAATCACTGTCCTCGCGCAGCTTTATCAGCAGGAGCAGCGCGGCCGAAATGGCGCGAAGAATGTCGGACGTCTCAATGACCTCTACACCGTCCGCTCGGAAGACATGGTGCCGGACAGCTACATCATGCTGGGCCTTAGTCCGGGAGTCACACGCGTCACCAATCGTGACTTGGCGACCATGATGGTTGCTGTGAGCGACAACTCAGCAACCAACGTGCTGATCGACCATGTCGGAATGAGTAATGTGGAGCAGATGCTGGCAAGCCTCGGCCTGAAGAACACTCATCTGCGCCGCAAGATGATGGATCTGGAGGCTGCGCGGCAAGGGCGCGAGAACGTATCCACGCCGCGCGAGATGATGACGTTGCTGGAAGACATCTACCAGAGCAAACTGTTCGACAAAGAGCTCACAGCCGACTTCTTCAAAGTGCTCTCCACGCCAAAGGACAGCAGCATTCCGAAATTGCTTCCACCTGACGTGGTAATAGCAAACAAACCCGGCGAACTCGAAGCCGTACGCAACGATTCTGGAATCGTCTTCGTTCCCAATCGTCCATTCGTCATCTGCGTGATGACAACTTACCTGCACGACGAACGCGCCGGCCAGCAGGCCATCAGCGAAATTGCG
This window encodes:
- a CDS encoding STAS domain-containing protein; this translates as MSLKLSARMINGVKIIDCNGRIVFGEEASQLRDTIKKDLAENNRIVLNLANVNYIDSGGIGTMVSLFTSARNAGGDIKLLHLTKRVGDLLQITKLITVFESYDDEQKAVNAFTSTAKASGASHRESA
- a CDS encoding serine hydrolase; translated protein: MKLSTGVLSLALCFVTSLTWGQAASSCCPQTPTKEKQQALWQKVQDRIAEVDRRLDGAMGVAIRDLTSGETYLLHADDVFAQASSIKITVLAQLYQQEQRGRNGAKNVGRLNDLYTVRSEDMVPDSYIMLGLSPGVTRVTNRDLATMMVAVSDNSATNVLIDHVGMSNVEQMLASLGLKNTHLRRKMMDLEAARQGRENVSTPREMMTLLEDIYQSKLFDKELTADFFKVLSTPKDSSIPKLLPPDVVIANKPGELEAVRNDSGIVFVPNRPFVICVMTTYLHDERAGQQAISEIALAAYDYFDRLGKSSEYGRAVPSK
- a CDS encoding acyl-CoA dehydrogenase, whose translation is MPEAVIDASAPPTPLTSLTEDEILFRDNVRQFAEEKLRPLVREMDEKQAFDHGLIEQFFQLGLMGIEIPEQYGGGAGTFFEAILAVEEISRIDPSAGVLVDVQNTLVNNALLRWATEEQKRRYLPRMAADTVGAYALSEAGSGSDAFAMQTRAELRGNEYVINGRKLWITNGKEAGIFILFANIDPAAGYRGITAFIVEKNFPGFSVGKKEDKLGIRASSTCELLLEDLRVPKGNVLGEVGKGYKIAIETLNEGRIGIGAQMLGLAQGAWEAAAKYSQERKQFGKSISEFQGVQFQLAQMATDIQAARLMVYNASRMKDARQNFVKEAAMTKLFASQVAERVSSLAVEIFGGNGFVKDYPVEKFFRDSKIGKIYEGTSNMQLQTIAKLVLAK
- the nuoI gene encoding NADH-quinone oxidoreductase subunit NuoI, which gives rise to MSIVKNIAAIAKGMSITFKEMFKPTVVENYPDGPGPLRGAKFQERFRGLHVLQRDENGLEKCVACFLCAAACPSNCIYIEAAENTEENRISGAERYAAVYNIDYNRCIFCGYCVEACPTDAITHGHGFELATFNATNLVYRKEQLLAPIPGGKLRSVKPEHELQSAH
- a CDS encoding PilZ domain-containing protein; translated protein: MSSLKHIRKFPRLGFTEEARVYDQNGRELGVVSEVSGSGMGLEAPSASAIESLSVGQRLRLSIVEPGSRATNVVEAVVRFRDGNKLGVEFVEVIPDKPL